The DNA sequence CACCTTTTCTTTTTGTCAACTCTATGGCTATTAAAATGCATAAAAAACTGATACGCCACTCCGTATAAAAAAGCACCAACGAATGCTGCTGCAACAAGGCCTATTGCGTCCTCATTCAGTTCACCCAACAGCCCACCCGCTAAGACATATCCAGCAAGAAAACTCGCGCATAGCAGCAAAACAGTGCGATTCATCTCGGCCTCCGTCGTGCAGTACGACACAACCACTTTCTTGCACATCAAGTCTGGTCTGATTCAGAATAGAAAAAGAGGACATAATGGGGACAGCCACCCATTTTCTCCGGATGCCCCTTTTCCCTGCCGGACCCCCCCCTTGCCGGACGCACGGCAGAGAGGGCGCGCTGGCGATAGAGCCACCGTCCCCGTAAGCCCGAACGTCTCCTCGCGCCGTTCATAGGTGCTGCCTTTCTCGCAATTTGCGCCGCTTTGCGTAAAACTGCCGCAGGTGCAACATAGCATATGCCGGCCCGCACGTCAAAAGCCCCTGGCCGGTGGCCAGCGCGCGGAGGCGGCGGCCGAGTTGAGCTTCCAACCTGCTCACGAAGCTCTCCGTGCCCAGGACCCGAAAGCCGCCGCCCGAGGATACGCCCACCTCCGCGCCCTCCAGGACCACCGCCAGCGGGGTCAACTTCGAGCCCGACCGGATCCAGATCGTCACCTCCTCCTTCTCCACAAAGCATTCCCGGTTCCGCCCCGCGTTCTTCCATGTATCTTCTCTTGCATTGTCCCTGGAGTCCACGCGTCGGACACGCATCCTTCATCTTTGTTTCAATGCACGCCAGACTCCGTCACATCCTGCAAACGCACACTGTCCATGGCAATGCCATTGGGCTTGAGACCCGTCAATCGCACGCAAATAAAGATTGCGGGTCTCTCCTCATCCAGCTTGATGTCTTTCTGCGGAACAGAGCTCCCGCCCGAGCCGGTTTCGCTGACCACCCACGCGCCCGCGTCGCCGGCGCTATGGTCGGCGCGCCACGTCCTGACGTGCGATGCGCTCGACGCCAGTTCGCTCCAGGCGTCCGCATCCCGGACCCGCGTCGCCTCGTCCAGCTCATAGGAGCGGTCCATTGAAATCGCGCCAACCATGATATCGAAGGACCACTCCCCCGCAAAATCCGCCGCTTCTTCCATCACCCGATAACGAATCGATGGCCGATAGATCTTTCCAGGCGTCTGGGCGATGAACGAGCGGTACAGGCCTCCCTGGCCACCGGTCCTGTCGCTAAGAACCAGCTGCGCGCTACGCCGAACGTTCGCCCTGCCGGAATCAAGCGGCGGCGCCAACCAGTCATCCGAGAACGGCCTTTCGTCAAACGTCACCCCCGCCGGCTCCAAAGACCAGCCGGTCCAGTTTGTCGTGATATTGTTTGTAAACGGGCCGAAGAAACTATCGAGCTGCTCGTGCTGATCGACCATGATATATGACGCATTCGTCGGCATCCCATTCTGAAAAGCGACCACGTAGTACGGTCTGCGAGGAAACTCATCACATTCCCTTTTGGAGGTTGTGTAAAAAGGAATACCATCGTTGATACCGCGAAACTTGGTCGCCGGCCCACCGCGCTGCTTCCCGAACCGGCGGACGTAGACCTCGTCGTAGTCGCTTTTCTCGTGCCACCGAAAACTGTACTCACGGGAGGCTCCATTGTATGCTGCGCTCACGCTACCCACCGGTGGGAGTATCCCCAAGCCCGTTTCCGTACCGCCAAGAACGATTTCGCCCTGATCCCCATAGAGTCTTATCGATCCTGCCGCCTTCCACCGCTCTCGGTAGAAATGACGGTCTATACTTCGAGAACGAGGTGCAGAAGGCATCAGCATGACGTGAATCGGGTTGAGCAGTTCGTCGGCAAGCATATGGCTCACTGCGCTCGACGACAATTCCGGATCAGTCTGAACTTGAACGCGAAGCCGCGCCTCCTCCTCGGTGTCGTTTGATAGATTGACGACGTGCAGTTCACCTCCCGATGCAGAGCTCAGAAAGGTCAGAACTGCGCTATTCTCCAGAATCGTATTGTTGTAGATCTCCGTAATTCGTGCGCTTCCAGTGCCACATAGCGGCATTAGGCAAAATACAAGTATCGCTTTAAACTGTTGACGCCGACCCAGTATAAATCCCACATCCAAACGCTTCATCACTGCTCCTCATCTGACGGTGTCGATCCGGCAGGGCAATTATCTCCCGCATGCTCTGGAGTCCACGCGTCGGACACGCATCCTTCATCTTTGTTTCAATGCACGCCAGACTCCGTCACATCCTGCAAACGCACACTGTCCATGGCAATGCCATTGGGCTTGAGACCCGTCAATCGCACGCAAATAAAGATTGCGGTTCTCTCCTCATCCAGCTTGATGTCTTTCTGCGGAACAGAGCTCCCGCCCGAGCCGGTTTCGCTGACCACCCACGCGCCCGCGTCGCCGGCGCTATGGTCGGCGCGCCACGTCCTGACGTGCGATGCGCTCGACGCCAGTTCGCTCCAGGCGTCCGCATCCCGGACCCGCGTCGCCTCGTCCAGCTCATAGGAGCGGCCCATTGAAATCGCGCCAACCATGATATCGAAGGACCACTCCCCCGCAAAATCCGCCGCTTCTTCCATCACCCGATAACGAATCGATGGCCGATAGATCTTTCCAGGCGTCTGGGCGATGAACGAGCGGTACAGGCCTCCCTGGCCACCGGTCCTGTCGCTAAGAACCAGCTGCGCGCTACGCCGAACGTTCGCCCTGCCGGAATCAAGCGGCGGCGCCAACCAGTCATCCGAGAACGGCTTCTCCAAGAAATTAACGGTATCGGCTTCCGTGGACCAGCCGGTCCAATTTGTCGTGATATTGTTGGTAAACGGACCAATGAAACCATCGACTTGCTCCCGCTGATCGACCACGATGTACGACGCGTTCGTCGGCAACCCATTCCGAAAGCCGACCACGTAGTACGGTCGCCGTCTGAATTCACTATACTCCTTCTCGGTGCTGGTGTGGAATGGAATAACATCGCCGAGGACGCGAGACTTGGCCGCCGGCCCGCCGCGCTGCTTCCCAAGGCGACGGACGTAAACGTGGGTATACTCACTTTTCTCATGCCAACGAAAGTTGTACTCGCGTCGCTGCTCATCATAGAAAGCACTGAGACTTCCCACGGGCGGCAATATGCCCAGGCCCGTCTCAGTACCTCCGATGACCACCTCCCCAGGTCGCCCATAAATTGCGACTGCACCTTCCGTCCGCCATAGTCTTCGCAGAGCTTCGAAATCGTAATCGGGAGGAAAAGCAATTGTTGGCATTAACTTTGAAGTCTCGGTGCCCAACAACTCGTCGGCGATTCTTCCGCCAATTGACTCAGGAGATTCCCCTTCCGACGTCGGAACAATAATTTCTTCAAACACATCGTCTGACAGGTTGACAACCGACAGCATGCCACCCTGTGCAGGTTCTTGGAGATCAAAAACCGCGCTTACATTCACGTCGATTCTGAAATAAGACCTCGTTGGAAATGCCAGAGCCGCGTCACAAGCGAAGAGACTGGTTATTGCAACCATCCAAACCGTAAACGCAAGAGGTCTCTGTAAGAGTCTGGTATTTCTTATTCGCTCGGGCATTTAAACTGCTCCTTACATACTAACAAACCGACGCCTGGATAACCCAATCCCTCGTCTGTTAACCTAGTAGTTATCGATAGATTCACCCTTTCTCGCTGATCCGCCGCTTGCCAAGAACTGCCATACCCGCAACGTAGCACAAGCGCGCCCGCCCGTCAATAGCCCCCCGGTGTACGCGCCCCGCCGATCGGGGCAAGGCATACTTCCCCATCAAAGAATGCCCGTGAACATGGATGCGCTGGACTCCCCCCCCCCTCCCGCTGCACGATAGGGTGCGGCGCCCCCGGCGCCACGATGCGTGCAAGCCTGGGGACGGCGAAAGTGTCGCGTGAAGGCGGGCAGATATAGAGGACATTGTGTGCCGGAATCTCATACTCAAAGCTACTGTGGCTTCACTTCTTCCCACTTCCTCGGCGTAAACTCCGATGCGCGGCGTTTGGCCTCTTCGATTTGGTCTGGGGCCATTTCCATTGCGAGAGAGTCTCGCTCTGACCCCGCGCGTGAAATCTTCGCGGTTGCCAGGTGGTACCACATGAACGCTTCAACAACATTTTTCTCAACGCCCTTCCCGACCCTCAACACGGAGGCAAGATTGAACTGCGCATACGCTTCACCCTGCTCCGCGGCAGCCCTAAACCATCTCGCAGCCTCCGTGGAATCCGTGGCAACACCTTCACCTACCGCGTGCATGTAACCGAGCTTTAGTTGCGCATCCGCGAGGCCGCGCACCGACGCTTCTCTAAACCATATAGCCGCCTCGGCGAGGCTCGGCTCAACACCCTCCCCATCACGCAACATGACGGCGAGAGAGTACTGCGCCTCCCGGACACCCTGCTCCGCCGCGGCTCTAAACCATCTGACCGCCTCGATGGAATCCTTGGCAACCCCCTCCCCATTCCTGTGCATGATGCCAAAATTGAACTGTGCGTTCGCGTTTCCCTTCTCCGCGGCGAGGCCAATCCACCTCGCCGCCTCAGCCGTATCCTTGGAAACACCTTCTCCATAGAAATACATTGAACCAAGAAAAAGTTGCGCCTCCGCAAGCCCCTGATCAGCGGCGGCCCTATACCATCGGACAGCCTGCGCGCTATCCTTCTCAACCCCCTCGCCCTTCGCGTAATAGACACCCACGTTATACTGCGCAGTGACCATACCCTGTTCTGCGGCGCATTTGTACCACTTGACAGCCTGCGCGTGATTCTTCTCGATGCCCTCTCCTGTCCCATATATAACACCCAGATTATACTGCGCACTAACCATACCCTGCTTAGCCGCATGCGTGTACCATTTGATAGCCTCTGCGACATTTTGCTCAACACCGTCCCCAGTGCGATATATGGAGCCGAGCTCAAACTGCGCGTTTTTGTGCCCTTGCTCAGCAGCCGCCCTGTACCATCGGACAGCCTCTGCGAAGTCTTCGGGAACGTCCCACCCATTCTTATAACTGAGGCCAAGTAGAAACTGTGCTTCCACATCGCCCCGCCCAGCAGCTTCAAGCGTTCCCTCAATTCCGCCAAGCTTCGTGCTTTGGCTGTTAGTGTTGGAAACGCAGCCGGTCGCGCACAGTCCCAGCGCAATCAGGCTCACAATCCATGACGACCACTGATACTTCGTGCCAGCACAATAATAGGGACATCCATGCCCTACAAGTTCCCACTTCGCACTTCCTGCCCCCAGGCATCGTCCGCCGCGCACCACAAAACCCGCGTCCCACCGCCACAGGCGTCGCCCTCGACCTTCCGAACGTCTCGTCGCGCCGTCCATGAGCCTCTCCTTTCTCGCCATTCCGCCGCATTCCCGAAAACTGCCATACCCGCAACCTAACACAAGCGCGCCGCCCGTCATTAGCCCGCCCCGGGCACGCGCCCCGCTGAACGCGACAAGGCTTTCATTGCGCCCAGGCGATACCCCTGGATACAGAGCCCCTGCGGTTCCGTCCCGGCCTCACGATAGGGCGCGGCGCTCCCGCCACGACGATACGAGCAACTCTGGTTATCGAGTTAGCCCAACTCAGAGGCAGGTAGTAGTTCGTAATAGATGGCTGTTCCTATTACTCCTCCTTTTGATTAATTGATGTCGAAAAAACCGCCTAACTCCAGTGCATTCAGATATATAGAAACACTAAGCTCTCGCCTGGGAAGCTCCCCTTCCTCGATCATCGCGTGATTTGCTGCCTGCAACTTCGCTAGCTCGTCCCGACTCAGGTTTCTAAGTCCTGGAATCGGAGTCGCGATCTGGCCAACCAGGGTAGGTTTAAGTGGATCGAAATGTTCGCCATTGACACTATCTAATTTGCCCAAAATTCTCTTGCAATAGTCAAAATACAAATCTACCTCCAATCGTAAGCCGGCCAATTCCCAGCTCAAGAGCAGCCCCACTATGTCATTAGGGTCCTTAGCGAGCCGATCGTCCGCTAACGCCGAAATTAAATCGAATTCCCCCCTATTCCACCTCTCGGTCAAATGATCAGATTGTGGCGTGGGCTCGGGGAAACCGCTCTCACTCAACTCGAATAGCCTTTGAAGAGATTCTGCTTTCTCCTCTACACTATAGTCATATTTGGCTAGTAATTTTGATAAATCTGGCGCATCAACAATCGCAATGTTTTGACCGGCCTGCGAATCACGAGGGCCAGAATCTGGTACTGACGTCTCGACTGCGTGGCCAGGCGCCGTTGAATCAGAGCTCGGTACGCGCACATCGGCTGTATCCGACCTGAAATACGGAATTGTTCCGAGCGCGATCAGCAACAAGAGGAACGCCAGCCCGATACCCAACTTCTTGTTTCTTCTATTCATTGTGGAAATTCCTCTGCCCAGTCTAGTAGTTCGCATCCGGGCCATGCTAATGCGATCAAGCGCATCCTACCAAACCATCTCCCGTACGTCATATAAAGAAATTCCGCCAATAACGACACAGAGCAGGGCAAACCCAGAGTCTAACAACAATGCGCGAGCGCCGAACTCTCTGGGCAAAATAGGTCCAGACAACGATTCCATCCTCCCCTTCCGAGCGCCCCCACACACGCCGCACTATTCCGCCCCAATCACCCAGGGCATCGGCGGGCCGTCGTAGGGG is a window from the Candidatus Hydrogenedentota bacterium genome containing:
- a CDS encoding SEL1-like repeat protein, which translates into the protein MSLIALGLCATGCVSNTNSQSTKLGGIEGTLEAAGRGDVEAQFLLGLSYKNGWDVPEDFAEAVRWYRAAAEQGHKNAQFELGSIYRTGDGVEQNVAEAIKWYTHAAKQGMVSAQYNLGVIYGTGEGIEKNHAQAVKWYKCAAEQGMVTAQYNVGVYYAKGEGVEKDSAQAVRWYRAAADQGLAEAQLFLGSMYFYGEGVSKDTAEAARWIGLAAEKGNANAQFNFGIMHRNGEGVAKDSIEAVRWFRAAAEQGVREAQYSLAVMLRDGEGVEPSLAEAAIWFREASVRGLADAQLKLGYMHAVGEGVATDSTEAARWFRAAAEQGEAYAQFNLASVLRVGKGVEKNVVEAFMWYHLATAKISRAGSERDSLAMEMAPDQIEEAKRRASEFTPRKWEEVKPQ